A genome region from Prionailurus viverrinus isolate Anna chromosome A3, UM_Priviv_1.0, whole genome shotgun sequence includes the following:
- the TP53RK gene encoding EKC/KEOPS complex subunit TP53RK yields the protein MAAACAAAAGKSEDPAPEAAALAAARERSSRFLSGLELVKQGAEARVFRGRFQGRAAVVKHRFPKGYRHPALEARLGRRRTVQEARALLRCRRAGISAPVVFFVDYASNCLYMEEIEGSVTVRDYIQSTMETEKTPQSLLGLAKTVGQVLARMHDEDLIHGDLTTSNMLLKPPVGQLNIVLIDFGLSFISALPEDKGVDLYVLEKAFLSTHPNTEAVFEAFLKSYSTFSKKSRPVLKKLDEVRLRGRKRSMVG from the exons ATGGCGGCCGCCTGCGCCGCGGCCGCTGGGAAGAGCGAGGATCCGGCGCCGGAGGCCGCGGCGCTGGCCGCCGCCCGGGAGCGGAGCAGCCGCTTCTTGAGCGGCCTGGAGCTGGTGAAGCAGGGCGCCGAGGCGCGCGTGTTCCGCGGCCGCTTCCAGGGCCGCGCGGCCGTGGTGAAGCACCGCTTCCCCAAGGGCTACCGGCACCCGGCGCTGGAAGCGCGGCTCGGCCGGCGGCGGACGGTGCAGGAGGCCCGGGCGCTGCTCCGCTGCCGCCGCGCAG GGATATCTGCCCCCGTTGTCTTTTTCGTAGACTATGCCTCCAACTGCTTATACATGGAAGAGATTGAAGGTTCAGTGACTGTTCGAGATTATATTCAATCCACTATGGAGACCGAAAAAACTCCCCAAAGTCTCCTCGGCTTAGCCAAGACGGTTGGGCAGGTTTTGGCTCGAATGCACGACGAAGACCTCATTCATGGTGATCTTACCACCTCGAACATGCTGCTGAAACCCCCCGTGGGACAGCTGAACATCGTGCTCATAGACTTTGGGCTGAGTTTCATTTCTGCACTTCCAGAAGATAAAGGAGTCGACCTCTACGTGCTGGAGAAAGCCTTCCTCAGTACCCACCCCAATACCGAGGCTGTATTTGAAGCCTTTCTGAAGAGCTACTCCACCTTCTCCAAAAAGTCCAGGCCGGTGCTAAAAAAGTTAGATGAAGTGCGcctgagaggaagaaagaggtcCATGGTCGGGTAG